The following are encoded together in the Triticum dicoccoides isolate Atlit2015 ecotype Zavitan chromosome 6B, WEW_v2.0, whole genome shotgun sequence genome:
- the LOC119323557 gene encoding uncharacterized protein LOC119323557 isoform X1, which translates to MELPKCKKRKRSRQSSGELHGEHQKTSKVIMKPSTSKKKRKASEGMCTNPPAPLFGPLAIDMDKQAPPLEKKRLNKRDVATIASLGSGSIDKDKQPSPGSLPVDKDKQPSLGSLPLNSNKQPSYGSLPVDKNKHPSLSKNVVMRLQRRMVRALLMTGISI; encoded by the exons ATGGAACTACCAAAGTGCAAGAAAAGGAAGCGAAGTAGGCAGAGTAGCGGCGAGCTTCATGGGGAACACCAAAAAACGAGCAAAGTCATCATGAAGCCGTCGACGTCCAAGAAAAAGAGGAAG GCAAGTGAAGGAATGTGCACTAATCCACCGGCACCAttgtttggacctttggccattgaTATGGATAAGCAGGCACCACCATTGGAGAAGAAAAGGCTTAATAAG AGAGATGTTGCAACTATAGCATCACTTGGATCTGGGTCCATTGACAAGGATAAGCAGCCATCACCTGGATCTTTGCCTGTTGACAAGGATAAGCAGCCATCACTTGGATCTTTGCCCCTTAACAGTAATAAGCAGCCATCATATGGATCTTTGCCCGTTGACAAGAATAAGCATCCATCACTATCCAAAAACGTG GTGATGAGGTTGCAGAGAAGGATGGTGAGGGCACTCTTGATGACTGGGATAAGCATTTGA
- the LOC119323557 gene encoding uncharacterized protein LOC119323557 isoform X2 — translation MELPKCKKRKRSRQSSGELHGEHQKTSKVIMKPSTSKKKRKASEGMCTNPPAPLFGPLAIDMDKQAPPLEKKRLNKRDVATIASLGSGSIDKDKQPSPGSLPVDKDKQPSLGSLPLNSNKQPSYGSLPVDKNKHPSLSKNVSSVRSLERS, via the exons ATGGAACTACCAAAGTGCAAGAAAAGGAAGCGAAGTAGGCAGAGTAGCGGCGAGCTTCATGGGGAACACCAAAAAACGAGCAAAGTCATCATGAAGCCGTCGACGTCCAAGAAAAAGAGGAAG GCAAGTGAAGGAATGTGCACTAATCCACCGGCACCAttgtttggacctttggccattgaTATGGATAAGCAGGCACCACCATTGGAGAAGAAAAGGCTTAATAAG AGAGATGTTGCAACTATAGCATCACTTGGATCTGGGTCCATTGACAAGGATAAGCAGCCATCACCTGGATCTTTGCCTGTTGACAAGGATAAGCAGCCATCACTTGGATCTTTGCCCCTTAACAGTAATAAGCAGCCATCATATGGATCTTTGCCCGTTGACAAGAATAAGCATCCATCACTATCCAAAAACGTG AGCAGCGTTCGAAGCCTTGAAAGAAGCTGA
- the LOC119323557 gene encoding uncharacterized protein LOC119323557 isoform X3: protein MELPKCKKRKRSRQSSGELHGEHQKTSKVIMKPSTSKKKRKASEGMCTNPPAPLFGPLAIDMDKQAPPLEKKRLNKRDVATIASLGSGSIDKDKQPSPGSLPVDKDKQPSLGSLPLNSNKQPSYGSLPVDKNKHPSLSKNVGNN, encoded by the exons ATGGAACTACCAAAGTGCAAGAAAAGGAAGCGAAGTAGGCAGAGTAGCGGCGAGCTTCATGGGGAACACCAAAAAACGAGCAAAGTCATCATGAAGCCGTCGACGTCCAAGAAAAAGAGGAAG GCAAGTGAAGGAATGTGCACTAATCCACCGGCACCAttgtttggacctttggccattgaTATGGATAAGCAGGCACCACCATTGGAGAAGAAAAGGCTTAATAAG AGAGATGTTGCAACTATAGCATCACTTGGATCTGGGTCCATTGACAAGGATAAGCAGCCATCACCTGGATCTTTGCCTGTTGACAAGGATAAGCAGCCATCACTTGGATCTTTGCCCCTTAACAGTAATAAGCAGCCATCATATGGATCTTTGCCCGTTGACAAGAATAAGCATCCATCACTATCCAAAAACGTG GGAAACAATTAA